Proteins encoded in a region of the Methylobacterium radiotolerans JCM 2831 genome:
- a CDS encoding SfnB family sulfur acquisition oxidoreductase: MPLQPHETAFTQAPAPPRPVPVLPDAAAALAVADRLAEDFAEAAAARDLERRLPVAEIARFAESGLWAITVPREYGGPGLDSATVAQVIARIAAADGSLGQIPQNHFYALEVLRNGGTEAQKRALYGRVLAGERFGNALAEIGARDHTRRTRLVRDPAGWYVEGRKYYCTGSLYAHRIPTLASAEEEGRAVAYLVFVPRDAPGVTLVDDWDGFGQRLTGSGSVLFERVAVEPDWVVPFQASLERPTAIGPFAQILHAGIDLGIGAGAFAATLPLVRDRARPWIDSGVARASEDPLTLHALGDVQVRLAAADALLARAGRYVDAAQAAPDADSVAAASVAVAEARAASHRAGLLAANKLVELGGTSATDRAEALDRYWRNVRTHTLHDPVRWKYHWIGAYHLDGRQPPRHGAL, encoded by the coding sequence ATGCCGCTCCAGCCCCACGAGACCGCCTTCACGCAGGCACCCGCGCCGCCGCGCCCGGTGCCGGTCCTTCCGGACGCCGCCGCGGCGCTCGCCGTCGCCGACCGGCTGGCGGAGGACTTCGCCGAGGCCGCCGCCGCGCGCGACCTGGAGCGCCGCCTGCCGGTCGCCGAGATCGCGCGCTTCGCCGAATCCGGCCTCTGGGCGATCACGGTGCCGAGGGAATACGGCGGCCCCGGCCTCGACAGCGCCACGGTCGCCCAGGTGATCGCCCGGATCGCCGCGGCGGACGGCTCCCTCGGCCAGATCCCGCAGAACCACTTCTACGCCCTGGAGGTGCTCCGCAACGGCGGCACCGAGGCCCAGAAGCGCGCCCTCTACGGCCGCGTCCTGGCGGGCGAGCGCTTCGGCAACGCGCTGGCCGAGATCGGCGCGCGCGACCACACCCGCCGCACCCGGCTCGTGCGCGACCCGGCCGGCTGGTATGTCGAGGGCCGCAAATACTACTGCACCGGCTCGCTCTACGCCCACCGCATCCCCACCCTGGCCAGCGCCGAGGAGGAGGGGCGGGCGGTCGCCTACCTCGTCTTCGTCCCCCGGGACGCGCCCGGCGTGACCCTGGTCGACGACTGGGACGGGTTCGGGCAGCGGCTCACCGGCTCGGGCTCGGTCCTGTTCGAGCGCGTCGCCGTGGAGCCCGACTGGGTGGTGCCGTTCCAGGCCTCGCTGGAGCGGCCGACCGCGATCGGCCCCTTCGCGCAGATCCTGCACGCCGGGATCGATCTCGGCATCGGCGCGGGCGCCTTCGCGGCGACCCTGCCCCTCGTGCGAGACCGCGCCCGGCCGTGGATCGATTCCGGCGTCGCCCGGGCCAGCGAGGATCCGCTGACCCTCCACGCGCTGGGCGACGTCCAGGTGCGCCTCGCGGCGGCCGACGCCCTGCTGGCGCGCGCCGGCCGCTACGTGGACGCCGCCCAGGCCGCCCCCGACGCCGACAGCGTCGCGGCCGCCTCCGTGGCGGTGGCGGAGGCCCGGGCCGCGAGCCACCGGGCCGGCCTGCTCGCGGCCAACAAGCTCGTCGAGCTCGGCGGCACCTCCGCCACCGACCGGGCCGAGGCGCTCGACCGCTACTGGCGCAACGTCCGCACCCACACCCTGCACGATCCGGTGCGGTGGAAGTACCACTGGATCGGCGCCTACCACCTCGACGGCCGGCAGCCGCCCCGGCACGGAGCGCTCTGA
- a CDS encoding LLM class flavin-dependent oxidoreductase: protein MAAATKQILLNAFNMTCAGHINHGLWTHPRDRSAEYNTLSYWTEQAKLLERGLFDGLFIADIIGVYDVYGGGIDVTAREAVQLPVNDPTMMISAMAAVTEHLGFGVTINVHQEAPYTFARRLSTLDHLTGGRIGWNVVTGYLDSAHRAQSGGTLPAHDRRYDYADEYLEVLYRLWEGSWDDAAVRRDRAARVFSDPAHIRKVTHRGAFFAVEGYHLSEPSPQRTPVLYQAGASGRGRAFAGRHAECVFISARDPATARESVRAIRAEAVAAGRNPDDVKVFVGLAIIPGRTRAEAEAKRDEYLSYASPEAGLAHFSASTGIDFARYGLDEPIPYAPGNAIQSATAAAARRGLTKRDLLAELQLGSRYAVLTGDAVTIADELQAWITEGEVDGFNLSRIVVPESFSDFIDLVIPELQDRGLYKTAYAEGSLRAKLFGQGDRLPARHPAEAYRGAPQRPWDSPLSEPNQRP, encoded by the coding sequence ATGGCCGCCGCGACGAAGCAGATCCTGCTGAACGCCTTCAACATGACCTGCGCGGGCCACATCAACCACGGGCTCTGGACCCACCCGCGCGACCGCTCGGCCGAGTACAACACGCTGTCCTACTGGACCGAGCAGGCGAAGCTCCTGGAGCGCGGCCTGTTCGACGGCCTGTTCATCGCCGACATCATCGGCGTCTACGACGTCTACGGCGGCGGCATCGACGTCACCGCCCGGGAGGCCGTGCAGCTGCCGGTCAACGACCCGACCATGATGATCTCCGCCATGGCGGCGGTGACCGAGCATCTCGGCTTCGGCGTGACGATCAACGTCCACCAGGAGGCGCCCTACACCTTCGCCCGGCGCCTCTCGACCCTCGATCACCTGACGGGCGGCCGGATCGGCTGGAACGTCGTCACCGGCTACCTCGACAGCGCCCACCGCGCCCAGAGCGGCGGCACGCTGCCGGCGCACGACCGGCGCTACGACTACGCCGACGAGTACCTGGAGGTGCTCTACCGGCTCTGGGAGGGCAGCTGGGACGACGCGGCCGTGCGCCGCGACCGGGCGGCCCGGGTGTTCAGCGATCCCGCCCATATCCGCAAGGTCACCCACCGGGGCGCGTTCTTCGCGGTCGAGGGCTACCACCTGTCGGAGCCGTCGCCCCAGCGGACGCCGGTCCTCTACCAGGCCGGCGCCTCGGGCCGCGGCCGCGCCTTCGCGGGCCGCCACGCCGAATGCGTGTTCATCTCGGCCCGCGACCCGGCCACCGCCCGCGAATCCGTCCGCGCCATCCGGGCCGAGGCGGTCGCGGCGGGCCGGAATCCCGACGACGTGAAGGTGTTCGTCGGCCTCGCGATCATCCCCGGACGGACGCGCGCGGAGGCCGAGGCCAAGCGGGACGAGTACCTGTCCTACGCGAGCCCGGAGGCGGGGCTCGCGCATTTCTCCGCCTCCACGGGGATCGACTTCGCCCGTTACGGCCTCGACGAGCCGATCCCCTACGCGCCGGGCAACGCCATTCAGTCGGCCACCGCGGCGGCGGCCAGGCGCGGGCTGACGAAGCGCGACCTCCTGGCCGAGCTGCAGCTCGGCAGCCGCTACGCGGTGCTCACCGGCGACGCGGTGACGATCGCCGACGAACTCCAGGCCTGGATCACGGAGGGCGAGGTCGACGGCTTCAACCTCAGCCGGATCGTCGTGCCGGAGAGCTTCTCCGACTTCATCGACCTCGTGATCCCGGAGCTGCAGGATCGCGGCCTCTACAAGACCGCCTACGCCGAGGGCTCGCTGCGGGCGAAGCTGTTCGGCCAGGGGGACCGGCTGCCCGCCCGCCACCCGGCCGAGGCCTACCGCGGCGCGCCTCAGCGGCCCTGGGACTCGCCGCTCTCGGAGCCGAACCAGCGGCCGTAG
- a CDS encoding transporter substrate-binding domain-containing protein, producing MPGRSAGRRRGGAPARVLSLCLSLSLCFAAAAPLAAAPVRAETADAAPALRTGEPETWRVATHPVPPLVMDEDGRLRGFSIDLWNAVARELGVRTAYVRVDDLPALFAAVSDGRADLAIAAVSITAERERRFDFSVTMLETGLRIAVRAEPDATGSATARALRALLSDAAFLQVLLGLAALILAVAALVWWLERRHPGGMAARSGPARGFAHVVWWALSSLAAQAEEMPRSPLARAVTVVWLFTCIALVAWFTAGLTSTATVERLRGAVNGPQDLPGKRVGTVADTTSVAYLADHFATPVSFATLEAACAALQAGTVAAVVYDAPALGYYATRPGHEALRLVGGAFNRQSYGILFPANDPRRKRVNQALLGLREDGRYDEIYGRWFGSESGESQGR from the coding sequence GTGCCGGGCCGGTCCGCCGGACGGCGGCGCGGCGGCGCGCCCGCTCGCGTCCTGTCCCTCTGTCTGTCCCTCTCCCTGTGTTTCGCGGCCGCCGCGCCGCTCGCCGCGGCCCCCGTCCGGGCCGAGACCGCGGACGCGGCCCCCGCGCTCCGCACCGGCGAGCCCGAGACGTGGCGGGTCGCGACGCATCCGGTGCCGCCCCTGGTCATGGACGAGGACGGCCGGCTGCGCGGGTTCAGCATCGATCTCTGGAACGCCGTCGCGCGGGAGCTCGGCGTCCGGACGGCCTATGTGCGCGTCGACGACCTGCCGGCGCTGTTCGCGGCGGTCTCGGACGGGCGCGCGGACCTCGCCATCGCGGCGGTGTCGATCACCGCGGAGCGCGAGCGGCGGTTCGACTTCTCGGTCACGATGCTGGAGACCGGCCTGCGCATCGCCGTCCGGGCGGAGCCGGACGCCACCGGCTCGGCCACCGCGCGGGCCCTCCGGGCGCTCCTGAGCGACGCCGCCTTCCTGCAGGTCCTCCTGGGGCTCGCCGCCCTGATCCTGGCGGTGGCGGCCCTGGTCTGGTGGCTCGAGCGGCGCCACCCCGGCGGCATGGCGGCGCGCTCGGGACCGGCGCGCGGCTTCGCCCACGTCGTCTGGTGGGCCCTGAGCAGCCTCGCCGCGCAGGCGGAGGAGATGCCGCGCAGCCCCCTGGCGCGGGCCGTCACGGTCGTCTGGCTGTTCACCTGCATCGCCCTGGTGGCGTGGTTCACCGCGGGCCTGACCAGCACGGCCACGGTGGAGCGCCTGCGCGGCGCGGTCAACGGCCCGCAGGACCTGCCGGGCAAGCGGGTGGGCACGGTCGCCGACACCACCTCGGTCGCCTACCTGGCGGACCATTTCGCCACCCCGGTGAGCTTCGCGACGCTGGAGGCGGCCTGCGCGGCCCTGCAGGCCGGCACGGTCGCGGCGGTCGTCTACGACGCCCCCGCGCTGGGCTACTACGCGACCCGGCCCGGCCACGAGGCCCTGCGCCTGGTCGGGGGCGCCTTCAACCGGCAATCCTACGGCATCCTGTTCCCGGCCAACGATCCCCGGCGCAAGCGCGTCAACCAGGCCCTTCTCGGCCTGCGGGAGGACGGCCGCTACGACGAGATCTACGGCCGCTGGTTCGGCTCCGAGAGCGGCGAGTCCCAGGGCCGCTGA
- a CDS encoding helix-turn-helix domain-containing protein, whose product MSSEERNRDPDAAPAGGEAPGGEVACLRFEPPEDREALGRAWQDHLAPIFDVSFRPETDLTVPIAMRSYHLGDLLVGDVVAPAHTLVRTREMIGQQGLDHILLQFYRRGQSRVETDQGTGPVNEVQCIVFDLAQPVRIVAGAVDATNVVIPRALLEKQGCHPDALHGRSLDHDGDPFGRLVHNFVANVVACGDLLDRREALAASAAITQLCASWLRGQEEGRPAQHQDVRIRVRRLVEAELGNPKLTPALIATRLGLSRSTLYRLFAPNGIVAYIRDRRLMAAMRMLVRDDAPKPLRVSQVAFAVGFSDERTFRRAFKRRFGFIPSDASQRLDTGPEPAPGAVLRNWIESL is encoded by the coding sequence ATGTCTTCCGAAGAGAGAAACCGGGACCCGGACGCGGCACCGGCCGGGGGTGAGGCGCCGGGCGGCGAGGTCGCCTGCCTGCGGTTCGAGCCGCCGGAGGATCGAGAGGCGCTCGGCCGGGCGTGGCAGGATCACCTCGCGCCGATCTTCGACGTGAGCTTCCGCCCGGAGACCGACCTCACCGTCCCGATCGCGATGCGCAGCTACCACCTCGGCGACCTGCTGGTCGGCGACGTTGTGGCGCCGGCCCACACCCTCGTGCGGACCCGGGAGATGATCGGCCAGCAGGGCCTCGACCACATCCTGCTGCAGTTCTACCGGCGGGGGCAGAGCCGCGTGGAGACCGATCAGGGCACCGGGCCCGTGAACGAGGTGCAGTGCATCGTCTTCGACCTCGCCCAGCCCGTGCGCATCGTGGCGGGCGCCGTCGACGCCACGAACGTCGTGATCCCCCGCGCCCTGCTGGAGAAGCAGGGCTGCCACCCCGACGCCCTGCACGGCCGCTCCCTCGACCACGACGGCGACCCGTTCGGGCGGCTGGTCCACAACTTCGTCGCCAACGTGGTCGCCTGCGGCGACCTCCTCGACCGCCGCGAGGCCCTGGCGGCCTCGGCGGCGATCACCCAGCTCTGCGCCAGCTGGCTGCGCGGGCAGGAGGAGGGGCGCCCCGCGCAGCACCAGGACGTCCGGATCCGGGTCCGCCGCCTGGTCGAGGCGGAGCTCGGCAACCCGAAGCTGACGCCCGCCCTGATCGCGACGCGGCTCGGCCTGTCGCGCTCGACCCTGTACCGGCTGTTCGCCCCCAACGGCATCGTGGCGTATATCCGCGACCGCCGCCTCATGGCGGCGATGCGGATGCTCGTGCGCGACGATGCCCCCAAACCCCTGCGCGTCTCGCAGGTCGCCTTCGCGGTCGGCTTCTCGGACGAGCGGACCTTCCGGCGGGCGTTCAAGCGCCGGTTCGGCTTCATCCCGAGCGACGCGTCCCAGCGCCTGGACACCGGCCCCGAACCCGCGCCCGGCGCCGTCCTGCGCAACTGGATCGAGAGCCTCTGA
- a CDS encoding S8 family serine peptidase, with protein sequence MAGVISVIQKYSDVENTTGSCDPSTGAGGGTRRRGAVRLGLLVGSSLATLALALGPVAAQTVPARSPSTSGLTAADIASWPAYRGDWGLAAINAANAYARGYTGSGVLVAVIDSGIDPTHPKFAGRLSDASRNFWITNPPNLLSSAIVADVNGHGTHVSGTIGASPIGGQMMGVAFDSTILSLNAIMSADDAVAIKNKFGFQPAFTDINAAVDFAAERGARVLNGSYGPSFSPKYLFDEIQKRYVRNPNYVLERTQEIEISSATNEYNSLRNAALKDMLLVFAAGNDRFDQEIIAANPTGAAIYPYIKPSNSTSGVYQFVDRSGQAVDQSQTNFSDLSGSIVAVVNVDINGKVRFDSNFCGVTANWCISAPGTDIYSTWPQDLRPENQKNVGYNAISGTSMAAPHVAGAAAVLRQAFPFLTAPQIAQTMFTTARHLGDGPTDRPNATFGWGLLDLGKAIDGPGQFTSDWTVNTTYNGQAYYGRFANDISGIGGLTKTGLGTLELAGRDTYAGPTTVAGGTLFLSATGSLTSPVSIQGAGTYINAGWTQSGVSNAGLLINTGTVTGGVANAGLALNSGAIAGGVTNGGVLSNSGTISGGLANAGQVLNAGAIGGGVTNTGTLSNSGTISGGVANSGLALNAGAIGGGVTNTGTLATSGTVSGGLTNAGTVLASAGRIDGAIANNAGLLAVSGTVTSAGTFANAAGATLAVTGGGSYSLAGPLANAGLVAVAQTASLTASGGLSNAGLVASDGTLTTDLTNTGVARLSGQFNGTLTNAGLLQITGPLAGLTSLTNTGALDLGGTAFTLTDLAGPASAVLGNGALTVSNAAASTYAGAILETASPTSLTKAGPGTLTLTGLGLFSGPTTVQAGTLSLNGLWASPVTVAAAGTLRGIGTIAAPVTVAGALRPGNSPGTLTVLGPVAFNPGSSLGLDIDGPGTGTGAGSYARLLALGPTGTVSASGTLVPELRGITGNAGNSFTPALGQRFGVLTAQAGLSGSFTGLAQPAAGLPAGTRFDALYAATGLDLVVTPAAYGNLAGLGLAQTGNARAVGAALDLARPAAGTRPDAARARVYDPLYAADPATLPGGLASLSGQSYGDAVMTDLAARRLLSDTIDRHQRGLGGGAGAFSAGDPGPGPNRTALQVRGGAGAAAAPLAVGEGRVWADALYGFGARAGDRAAAGAGFDAGGLLMGVDRQVGADTQVGAAFSYLREGGTSRGAGLGRFTTDSYGGTLYASTRLGAVVLRGTAGVSYADGRVDRTVALGTAVSQASGLSSGWNGGVSGFAGYTLALGLPVDLVPEVGFSYDRLTRGRVSERGGLVNQGFGGQGFAVADLDAARSLVGGRLTSWALAGVPDLRLEGRAYWAHELADTAALVRSNLFGAGFLSRTSALGRDGAVLGVSLTGAVAEGVQLSVGYTGELRPNATAQVFTAGLQAAW encoded by the coding sequence ATGGCGGGGGTCATTTCAGTGATTCAGAAGTATAGCGACGTAGAGAACACGACCGGATCCTGTGATCCGAGCACGGGCGCGGGCGGCGGAACGCGGCGGCGCGGTGCCGTGCGCCTGGGATTGCTGGTCGGCAGCTCGCTCGCGACGCTCGCGCTGGCTCTCGGACCTGTGGCGGCGCAGACCGTGCCGGCGCGCTCGCCTTCGACATCCGGGCTGACAGCGGCAGACATTGCGAGCTGGCCAGCGTACCGAGGTGACTGGGGGCTAGCGGCGATCAACGCCGCAAATGCTTACGCGCGCGGCTACACGGGCAGCGGCGTCCTTGTAGCAGTTATCGATAGCGGCATCGATCCAACCCATCCGAAATTTGCGGGCCGGCTATCTGACGCGTCGCGGAATTTCTGGATCACCAACCCACCAAATCTGCTGAGCAGCGCGATCGTCGCAGACGTCAACGGCCACGGCACGCATGTCTCAGGGACGATCGGAGCCTCTCCAATCGGTGGACAAATGATGGGCGTAGCTTTTGACAGCACGATACTGTCGTTGAACGCCATCATGTCGGCCGATGACGCGGTTGCTATCAAAAACAAGTTCGGGTTCCAACCTGCTTTCACCGACATCAATGCAGCAGTAGATTTTGCCGCCGAGCGTGGCGCACGGGTTCTCAACGGCAGCTACGGACCCTCCTTTTCACCAAAATATCTATTCGATGAAATTCAAAAGAGATATGTCAGAAATCCCAACTATGTTCTAGAGCGGACGCAAGAAATCGAAATTTCAAGCGCAACAAATGAATACAATTCTTTAAGGAATGCGGCGCTCAAAGACATGCTGCTCGTCTTCGCTGCCGGAAACGATCGTTTCGACCAGGAAATAATTGCCGCAAATCCGACAGGGGCGGCAATATATCCATATATCAAGCCGAGTAATTCAACCAGTGGTGTCTACCAATTTGTTGATCGATCCGGCCAAGCCGTCGACCAGTCACAAACTAATTTTTCCGATCTTTCCGGATCGATCGTTGCGGTTGTCAATGTTGATATAAATGGAAAAGTGAGATTTGATAGCAATTTCTGCGGCGTGACAGCAAATTGGTGTATATCTGCCCCCGGAACAGACATATATTCTACTTGGCCGCAGGATCTCCGCCCTGAAAATCAGAAAAACGTTGGCTATAACGCGATCAGCGGCACATCGATGGCCGCGCCTCATGTAGCAGGGGCCGCAGCCGTGTTGCGTCAGGCGTTCCCGTTCCTGACCGCGCCGCAGATTGCCCAGACCATGTTCACCACCGCCCGCCATCTCGGCGACGGACCTACCGACCGGCCGAATGCCACCTTCGGCTGGGGCCTGCTCGACCTCGGCAAGGCCATCGACGGGCCCGGCCAGTTCACCTCCGACTGGACCGTCAACACCACCTACAACGGACAGGCCTATTACGGCCGCTTCGCCAACGACATCTCCGGCATCGGCGGACTGACCAAGACTGGCCTCGGGACCCTCGAACTCGCCGGTAGGGACACCTATGCCGGGCCGACCACCGTCGCCGGCGGCACCCTGTTCTTGTCCGCCACCGGCAGCCTGACCTCGCCGGTCTCCATCCAAGGCGCCGGCACCTACATCAACGCCGGCTGGACCCAGAGCGGTGTCAGCAATGCCGGCCTCCTGATCAACACTGGCACCGTCACAGGCGGTGTCGCCAATGCCGGCCTGGCGCTCAACAGTGGCGCTATCGCGGGCGGCGTGACCAACGGCGGCGTGCTTTCCAACAGCGGCACGATCAGCGGCGGGCTCGCCAACGCCGGCCAAGTGCTGAACGCCGGCGCCATCGGCGGCGGCGTGACCAACACCGGCACGCTTTCCAACAGCGGCACGATCAGCGGCGGAGTCGCCAATTCCGGCCTAGCGCTCAACGCCGGCGCCATCGGCGGCGGCGTGACCAACACCGGCACGCTCGCCACCAGCGGCACGGTCAGTGGCGGCCTGACCAATGCCGGCACCGTGCTGGCCAGCGCCGGCCGCATCGACGGCGCTATCGCCAACAATGCCGGCCTGCTCGCCGTGTCCGGGACCGTCACCAGCGCCGGCACCTTCGCCAACGCCGCCGGCGCGACCCTCGCCGTCACGGGCGGCGGCAGCTACAGCCTCGCCGGCCCCCTCGCCAATGCCGGCCTCGTCGCCGTCGCCCAGACCGCCAGCCTCACCGCCTCCGGCGGCCTCAGCAATGCCGGCCTCGTCGCCAGCGACGGCACCCTCACCACAGACCTGACCAACACCGGCGTCGCCCGCCTGTCCGGACAGTTCAACGGCACGCTCACCAATGCCGGCCTGCTGCAGATCACCGGCCCGCTCGCCGGGCTCACCAGCCTGACCAACACCGGCGCCCTCGACCTCGGCGGCACCGCCTTCACGCTCACCGACCTCGCGGGTCCGGCCTCCGCGGTCCTCGGCAACGGCGCCCTCACGGTCTCCAACGCGGCCGCCTCCACCTACGCCGGCGCCATCCTGGAGACCGCCAGTCCGACCAGCCTGACTAAGGCCGGCCCCGGAACGCTCACGCTCACCGGCCTCGGCCTGTTCTCCGGCCCGACCACCGTCCAGGCCGGCACGCTGTCGCTCAACGGGCTCTGGGCCTCGCCGGTCACCGTCGCGGCCGCCGGCACCCTGCGCGGCATCGGCACCATCGCGGCCCCGGTCACGGTCGCCGGCGCCCTGCGGCCGGGCAACTCCCCCGGCACGCTCACCGTCCTCGGCCCGGTGGCGTTCAACCCCGGCAGCAGCCTCGGCCTCGACATCGACGGCCCGGGCACCGGCACCGGCGCCGGCAGCTACGCCCGCCTCCTGGCGCTCGGCCCGACCGGCACGGTCTCGGCCAGCGGCACCCTGGTGCCGGAGCTGCGCGGCATCACCGGCAACGCGGGCAACAGCTTCACCCCCGCGCTCGGCCAGCGCTTCGGCGTGCTCACCGCGCAAGCCGGGCTGTCGGGCTCGTTCACCGGGCTCGCCCAGCCGGCGGCGGGCCTGCCGGCGGGCACGCGCTTCGACGCGCTCTACGCCGCCACCGGCCTCGACCTCGTGGTCACCCCCGCCGCCTACGGCAACCTCGCCGGGCTCGGCCTCGCCCAGACCGGCAACGCCCGGGCCGTGGGCGCGGCGCTGGACCTCGCCCGCCCGGCCGCCGGCACGCGGCCGGACGCGGCGCGGGCGCGGGTGTACGACCCGCTCTACGCGGCCGACCCGGCGACCCTGCCGGGCGGCCTGGCGAGCCTGTCGGGCCAGAGCTACGGCGACGCGGTGATGACCGACCTCGCCGCGCGCCGGCTGCTCTCCGACACGATCGACCGGCACCAGCGCGGCCTGGGCGGCGGCGCGGGCGCGTTCAGCGCGGGCGATCCGGGCCCGGGCCCGAACCGGACGGCGCTGCAGGTGCGCGGCGGCGCCGGGGCGGCGGCGGCGCCGCTGGCGGTGGGCGAGGGCCGGGTCTGGGCCGACGCGCTGTACGGGTTCGGCGCGCGCGCCGGCGACCGGGCGGCCGCGGGCGCCGGGTTCGACGCGGGCGGGCTGCTGATGGGCGTCGACCGTCAGGTCGGGGCGGACACCCAGGTGGGCGCGGCGTTCAGCTACCTGCGCGAGGGCGGCACGTCGCGGGGCGCGGGGCTGGGCCGGTTCACCACCGACAGCTACGGCGGCACGCTGTACGCCAGCACGCGGCTCGGCGCCGTGGTGCTGCGCGGCACGGCGGGGGTGTCGTACGCCGACGGCCGGGTCGACCGGACGGTGGCGCTGGGCACGGCGGTGTCGCAGGCGAGCGGGCTGTCGTCGGGCTGGAACGGCGGGGTGTCGGGCTTTGCCGGCTACACGCTGGCGTTGGGCCTGCCCGTCGACCTCGTGCCGGAGGTGGGCTTCAGCTACGATCGGCTGACGCGGGGCCGGGTGTCCGAGCGGGGCGGTCTGGTCAACCAGGGCTTCGGCGGCCAGGGGTTCGCGGTGGCCGACCTCGACGCGGCGCGCAGCCTGGTTGGCGGGCGCTTGACGAGCTGGGCGCTGGCGGGCGTCCCGGACCTGCGGCTGGAGGGCCGGGCGTACTGGGCGCACGAGCTGGCCGACACGGCGGCGCTGGTCCGGTCGAACCTGTTCGGGGCGGGGTTCCTGAGCCGGACGAGCGCGCTGGGGCGGGACGGCGCGGTGCTGGGGGTGAGCCTGACCGGTGCGGTCGCCGAGGGCGTGCAGCTGTCGGTGGGCTACACGGGCGAGCTGCGCCCGAACGCCACCGCGCAGGTGTTCACCGCCGGCCTCCAGGCCGCGTGGTGA
- a CDS encoding response regulator, giving the protein MTPKPRALAGRRVLLVEDDYFIAVDLKSGFEEGGAQVLGPVASVDEALALIAGTSEIDAAVLDINLQDELVYPVADALRARGVPFLFATGYDPVAVPSLHGAVALCQKPIDPQIVARALFG; this is encoded by the coding sequence ATGACTCCGAAACCACGCGCGCTGGCCGGCAGGCGGGTCCTGCTGGTCGAGGACGATTACTTCATCGCCGTCGATCTCAAGTCCGGCTTCGAGGAGGGCGGCGCCCAGGTCCTGGGCCCGGTCGCCAGCGTCGACGAGGCGCTGGCGCTGATCGCCGGCACGTCCGAGATCGACGCCGCGGTCCTGGACATCAACCTGCAGGACGAGCTCGTCTACCCCGTGGCCGACGCGCTGCGCGCGCGCGGCGTGCCCTTCCTGTTCGCGACCGGCTACGACCCGGTCGCCGTACCGTCGCTCCACGGCGCCGTGGCCCTCTGCCAGAAGCCGATCGACCCGCAGATCGTCGCGCGCGCCCTGTTCGGCTGA